In Candidatus Zixiibacteriota bacterium, the DNA window TCAATCAAAAGTATCGGAAAGCTGACCTTTGCCTGCGCAATCGAGAGGGTCAAGGCGGTCAGCAGAAATGCCGCCGCGCTCGGAATCGCCGATGAGGCATACTCCTGATAGAAGGCTTTCACCCGCCGACTGCTGAATAGGAATGCCGCGCCGACAGTGAAGAGCGCCACCGCCCCGAGGATTATTGCCATCCTTGTTGAGGGTAGCCCCATCGCCTCCCGTATCTGGACAAAGTTATGAATAGTGTTGAGCCAGATAAATCCGCCGAACAGCAGGAGCACCTGAGTTACATAGATTACCCACCGCCTCCGCAAGAAAAGCATGAGCGGCGCCGCACCGCAGACCGCCACCAGCCCGTAGTTCGCCCCCCGGTAAAAGTGCGCTCCCAGTATCAAAACGGCTAATATCGCCGGCAATAATCTTAAAGCAATCATCGCAACCAACTATCCTCTTATCATGGTCAGCAAGATTTTCGACCGTCCGGAGGAATGTACCGCATGCGGTATATTTGCCGGCATCACCACGGTCTCCCCTTTCTTTGGCGCCACCACTTTCCCGCCGATAGTCAATTCGGTCTCGCCGTCGAGCACCTGCACCATGGCGTCATACGGCGCCGAATGCTCGCTCAACCCCTGTCCGGCATCAAACGAAAATAATGTCACCGTCCCGGCTTTGCTTTTTACCAGCGTCCGGCTGACAATCGAACCGGGGACATAATCCAGCAACTTCGCCAGGTCAAAAATCATCGCCGGCTCCAGCGCGCCGCTGGCTTTATCTTCAGTC includes these proteins:
- a CDS encoding cupin domain-containing protein, with product MTEDKASGALEPAMIFDLAKLLDYVPGSIVSRTLVKSKAGTVTLFSFDAGQGLSEHSAPYDAMVQVLDGETELTIGGKVVAPKKGETVVMPANIPHAVHSSGRSKILLTMIRG